The proteins below come from a single Arthrobacter sp. zg-Y1171 genomic window:
- a CDS encoding hemolysin III family protein, which translates to MDSSPFSAPASRVPAQHDPESKTAPGPLENAVEAVAEELEIKPRLRGWLHAGATPLALAAGIILVVLAPTADTRIASAIYAFTGVLLFGTSAVYHRGNWSPKVKTVLKRLDHTNIMLVIAGSYTPLAWSLLPRDTAVTLLWIIWAGALVGVAFRLLWLHAPRWLYTPVYIALGCASLFYLPDFYTANPTAAILICVGGAMYIAGAVMYAMKKPNPSVDWFGFHEIFHAFTLAGFAAHYIAIMMAVRSVAG; encoded by the coding sequence ATGGATTCGTCACCATTTTCCGCCCCTGCCTCCCGGGTTCCAGCCCAGCACGACCCGGAATCGAAGACCGCACCCGGCCCCCTGGAAAACGCGGTTGAAGCAGTCGCCGAAGAACTGGAAATCAAGCCGCGCCTGCGCGGCTGGCTGCATGCCGGTGCCACTCCCCTCGCGCTGGCGGCCGGGATCATCCTCGTAGTCCTCGCTCCGACGGCCGACACCCGGATCGCCTCCGCAATCTATGCCTTCACCGGCGTGCTGTTGTTCGGCACCAGCGCCGTCTACCACCGCGGCAACTGGTCCCCGAAGGTGAAAACGGTGCTCAAGCGCCTGGACCACACCAACATCATGCTGGTCATTGCCGGCTCATACACCCCGCTGGCCTGGTCCCTGCTGCCCCGGGACACCGCCGTGACCCTGCTGTGGATCATCTGGGCCGGTGCCCTGGTCGGTGTCGCGTTCCGGCTCCTGTGGCTGCATGCTCCCCGCTGGCTGTACACACCCGTGTACATTGCCCTGGGCTGCGCCTCCCTGTTCTACCTTCCGGATTTCTACACGGCCAACCCGACGGCAGCCATCCTCATCTGCGTGGGTGGTGCCATGTATATTGCCGGTGCCGTTATGTACGCCATGAAGAAGCCCAATCCCTCGGTGGACTGGTTCGGCTTCCATGAGATTTTCCATGCCTTTACCCTGGCTGGATTCGCCGCACACTACATCGCCATCATGATGGCCGTCCGCTCGGTGGCCGGCTAG
- a CDS encoding isoprenyl transferase → MKFPGVVYAYYERKLRRSLIGDRIPEHIGVMVDGNRRWAKLAGAPTSDGHQAGADKILEFLGWCQELGVRMVTLYMLSTDNLNRDADELEPLLDIIGNTLDRLGEEGNLRVQPVGALEILPSRLAKQLTELGESTGDADGLHVNVAIGYGGRREIVDAVKELLRDADAEGKGIAEVTEEICDAKISEYLYTRGQPDPELVIRTSGEQRLSGFLMWQSAYSEFYFCEALWPDFRRVDFLRALRDYASRQRRFGS, encoded by the coding sequence ATGAAATTCCCCGGTGTTGTCTACGCCTACTACGAGCGTAAGCTGCGGCGGTCCCTGATTGGAGACCGCATCCCCGAACACATCGGGGTAATGGTGGATGGAAACCGGCGGTGGGCCAAACTGGCCGGCGCGCCTACCAGCGACGGGCACCAGGCCGGAGCGGACAAGATCCTGGAGTTCCTGGGCTGGTGCCAGGAACTGGGTGTGCGGATGGTGACCCTCTACATGCTGTCCACGGACAACCTCAACCGTGACGCGGACGAGCTGGAACCGCTGCTGGACATTATCGGCAACACCCTGGACCGCCTGGGCGAAGAGGGCAACCTGCGGGTCCAGCCGGTAGGGGCCCTGGAGATCCTTCCGTCACGGCTGGCCAAACAGCTCACGGAGCTTGGCGAAAGCACCGGCGACGCCGACGGGCTGCATGTAAACGTGGCCATCGGTTACGGCGGCCGGCGGGAAATCGTCGACGCCGTCAAGGAACTCCTGCGGGACGCCGACGCCGAAGGCAAAGGCATCGCGGAAGTCACCGAGGAAATCTGTGACGCCAAGATTTCCGAATACCTCTACACCCGCGGCCAGCCGGACCCGGAACTGGTCATCAGGACCTCCGGCGAGCAGCGCCTCTCCGGCTTCCTGATGTGGCAGAGCGCCTACAGCGAGTTCTACTTCTGCGAAGCGCTCTGGCCGGATTTCCGGCGGGTGGACTTCCTGCGTGCCCTGCGCGATTACGCCAGCCGGCAGCGGCGCTTCGGCTCCTAG